The nucleotide sequence GGGCGTCATCCGCCCGGAAGACATGCTCCTTGTCCTCCTGCAGGTCACGGTTATACGTGAGCGGCAAACCCTTCTGCAGGGCCAGGAGGGCGGTGAGGTCTCCGATCGTTCCTGCCGCCCGACCGCGGGCGAGTTCGGCGATATCAGGGTTCTTCTTCTGCGGCAGAGCCGATGAACCAGTCGTTAGCCGGTCCGAAAACGTCACCCAGCCGAACTCCGACGTCGACCACAGGATCATCTCCTCCGCCAGACGGGAGGCATGCACCATAGATTGAGCGCACACCCAGGCATACTCGGCAACAAGGTCGCGCGACGCGACCGCGTCCATCGAGTTCTCGAACAAGCCGGGCAGCCCCAACAACCGGGCCGCTTCTTCGGGATCGAGAGGAAGGCTCGACCCGCCGGCCGCACCCGCGCCGAGCGGCGAGACACAGAGGCGCTTCTTCACATCCTCGAATCGTTCCCGATCCCGCATCGCCATCCACGCATAGGCGAGCAGGTGATGGCCGAGTGGTACCGCCTGTGCTTGCTGGAGGTGCGTATATGAGGGAACAATCGTCCCGGCGTGCTCCTCAGCCAGTCCGACCAGCGTTGAAACGAAAGTCTCCAACTGGGCGATCCTCCGGTCAGACGCCCGGATCAGATAGAGGCGCAGGTCGAGCGCCACCTGATCATTACGCGATCGGCCGGTATGGAGTTTCCGCCCGGGGTCCCCGATCAGTTCGATGAGCCGGCGTTCGACGGCCGAGTGCACGTCCTCATCCGAGTCGAGGAACTCAAAGGCGCCCGCTTGCGCCTCGGACAGGACCGCACGCAGGCCATCGCCGACGGCCGCGGCCTCCTCGTCGGAGAGGATCCCGACCTTTCCCAGCATGCCCGCATGGGCGATCGAGCCTTCGACGTCCACCTCTAGAAGGCGCCGATCCGTGTGCGACGCGGTGTAGTCCCACAGGACCTCATCCGGGCCTTCAGCGAATCTCCCACTCCAGAGGGTCACGACGCGTACCTCGAGCAGTACCGGGTACCTGGTAGCTGATACCTTGTACTTGGTCGCGGATTCGTGCGAGACCTAGAGGCGGTGGCGCGTGCCAGGTGGGTCGGTCCCCCCGGAGGGGGGAAAGCGCCTGCGCCAACGCGACCCGGAGAACCAAGTAGGTGGGTCGGTCCCCCCGGAGGGGGGAAGGTACCTGCGCCAACGCGAAGCGGAGGCGGAGGTAGGGGGGCCAACACGAAACACCGGCGCGCGTTCCGGAGGAACTCGAAGCCGCCGGCTGCAGGACGGCAGCCCCCCTCCCACCCGGCCTGCAGCCGGGTGTACTCCCCCCGGCCGGGGGAGCGACAGAGAGCGTCTCCGGCCCCGGCCTTGCTTAGATGTCTCACAACCACCAAACGCTCCCTTTCCAGGACAATGGACAAATCACTCCCCTGCTCCTAGCCGCTCCTCAGCAAGCCTTCGCAGCCGGAGCGCGTTCAACTTGATGAAGCCCGAGGCATCCGCCTGGTCGTATACCGAGTCCTCTTCGAACGTGACCGTGGCGTGGTCGTACAGTCCGTAGTGATCCGACCGGCGACCCTCGACGTACACGCCGCCTTTGTACAGCTTCAACCGGGCTTCTCCCGATACCCGCACCTGCACTGAGTCCATGAAGGCCTGGAGTGCCTCCCGCTCGGGCGCGAACCAGAATCCGTTGTAGACCATCTCGGCATAGCGGGGCACGAGTTCGTCGCGGAGGTGGGCGACCTCTCGATCCAGCGTTATGGACTCGACGGCCTTGTGGGCGTGATGAAGCACGGTCCCACCGGGGGTCTCATACACCCCGCGGCTCTTCATCCCGACGAACCGATTCTCGACGAGGTCGACCCGTCCGACGCCGTGCGCTCCTGCAACGGCGTTGAGGTGCGTCAGCAGTTCGACTGGGTTCAGTTCGATGCCGTCTACCGCAATCGGATTGCCCTTCTCGAACGTCACGGTGATCGTCTGCGCTTCGTCGGGGGCATCCTGCGGGTCGACCGTCGTCCTGAACATTTCCTTGGGAGGAGCCGTCCACGGGTCCTCGAGCACTCCACCCTCATACGAGACGTGCAGAAGATTGGCATCCATCGAATACGGCTTGTCGGCCGTGACCGGAATGGGGATCCCATGACGCTCGGCGTAGGCGACGAGATCTGCCCTGCCCTTCAGGTCCCACTCACGCCAGGGGGCAATCACCTTGATGTCCGGCTCTAGGGCGTAGGCAGAGATCTCAAAACGAACCTGGTCATTTCCCTTCCCGGTGGCGCCGTGGGAGATCGCATCTGCTCCATATCTGCGGGCCGCTTCGATCATTCCCTTGCTGATTACCGGCCGGGCCAGTGAGGTTCCGAGCAGGTAGTACCACTCGTAGACGGCGTTGGCCCGCAGCGCTGGGAACACATAGTCTTCTACGAACTCCGCGGTGAGGTCTTCGGTGATCGCCTCCACGGCGCCGGTCTGTAGCGCCTTGACCTTCGCCTCCTCGACCTCTTCACCTTGACCGACGTCAGCGGTGTAGGCGATGACCTCAGCGTCGTACTCCTCCACCAGCCATCTCAGGATGATCGATGTATCGAGACCGCCGCTGTAGGCGAGGACTACTTTCATGGGCCTGCTCCGATTTGTTCGAGTTGTTCTGCAATCCGCCAACCGCCGATGCTGTCTGCGACGACCACGAGCAGCGTGTCGTCGCCTGCCACCGTCCCCAGCACTCCTTCGATTCCTCCCCGATCGACGGCACCCGCCACGACCTGGGCGGCTCCCGGCGGCGTGGTGATGATTACGAGGTTTCCGGTCGGCACGATCGTCTCAGCGAACTCAGCCAGGACCCGGCGCAAGGCCTGAGCAACGACCGTCTCGTCGACGGCCCCGCCGGGTGCGGGAAGCGCATAGACGGAGTTCCCATGGTCGTCCCGAGCCTTGATCGCACCGAGTTCTTTCAGGTCGCGTGACACCGTTGCCTGCGTAACCTCGAATCCCGCCTGATCCAGTTGCTCGACGAGTGCCGACTGACTTGCCACCGTCTGGTGGGCGATGATGCGACGAATCGCCCTTCGCCGCGCCGCTGTGTTGTTCATAGCGTGATTATACGCACTACTGCATATTCATGCGAATAGAGGAGGTCGGCCGATTGTTCGGTACCGGGCCCTCACACCAGGTGGTGGCCACCGTCGACCACCAGGACGTCACCCGTCACAAAGGTCGAACGCGCCAGATAGAGACAGGCTTCGGCGATTGGCAATTGGCGATTGGCAATTGGCAATTGGCTCAGCGGTAGCCGCTAGGCAGTTGGGCCTTCAGGTGTTGCTCTGGCGACTGCTTTCTCGAACCTCCGGACCGCCTCGGCGACCTCCTCCGCGCTGATCGTGAGCGGGGGCGTGAAACGAACCACGTCCGGCAGAACGTTGTTGATCACCAATCCTTCCCCGAGGGCGGCTGACACGACCTCCTCGGCGATCGGTTCCTGCAGGACTGCAGCAATGAGAAGGCCGCGCCCCCGCACCTGGGCTACTCCGGCTACGCGCTCGAGGAGAAGTCGCAGTTGTTCGCCCCTCGCCACCACGTTGTCCAGCAGTTTCGTTTCCTCGATCTCAGCCAGCGTGGCCAGCGCCGCCGCGCAGATCACCGGGCCGCCGCCAAAGGTGGTGGCGTGATCTCCTGGTTGGAAGGCAGCCGCCACCTGCTTGGTCGCCAGGCAGGCGCCGATCGGAAGACCGTTGGCAAGTGCTTTGGCGGCCGTGGCGATATCCGGAGCGAAACCGAGGCTCTGCCAGGAAAACCACGTGCCCGTCCGACCTACACCGGCTTGTACATCGTCGACGATCAACAGAACCCGGCGATCGTCGCACAACGAACGGAGGTCGGTTAGATACTCCTCAACCAGGGGAAGAACTCCCCCTTCTCCCTGGGTGGTCTCGATCATCACCGCCGCGGTACCGCCATGAATGGCCGCCGCAACGGCCGGTAGATCATTCGGAGGAATTTGCAGGAATCCGGTTGGCAGGGGAATGAACCTGGCTTGCTTCGCCGGTTGCCCGGTGGCCGCCAGCGTCGCCAGCGTCCGGCCGTGAAACGAGCCGTCGAGCGTGATGACCTCAAAGCATTCGGGACCTCGCTGAGCCTGCCCCCATCGCCGGGCGAGCTTGATGGCTGCCTCGTTGGCCGTCGCGCCGTCGTTCGAGAAGAACACACGGTCGAGTCCCGACAGTCGACACAATTGCTCGGCAAGGTCAACCTGTGGTGCGGTATAAAACAGGTTGGAGACGTGGACAAGTGCGCTCATCTGTCGGTTCACCGCTTCCGCCACCCGCGGGTTGGCATGGCCGACGGAGGTCACAGCTATGCCGCTGAGACAATCGAGGTAGGACTTCCCCGCCACATCGAACAGGCGGGTTCCATCTCCGCGCACAAATGCGACCGGAAGCCGTTGATAGGTGTGCATGAGGGCGGCAGCTTCGCGAGCGGCGAGTTCGGTCACGACTCGACCATCGTGCCGATGCCTTCCGGCGTGAATATCTCCAGCAACAGGGCGTGCTGAACCCGGCCGTCGAGTATGTGAACACGGTGCACTCCGGCCTCCATCGCCGAAATGCACGAGTCGAGTTTCGGCAGCATCCCCTTCGAAACCGACCCGGACTCCACCAGTTCGCGCAGTCCTTGAACCGTCACCCGCTGAATGAGTGAATCGCGGTCTCCGAGGTCGCTGTACAGGCCCTCAACGTCGGTCAGGTACACCAACTTCTCCGCTTCCAGCGCCTCGGCCAGGGCGCCGGCCGCGGTGTCGGCGTTGAGGTTGTAGACGTGACCATCTTCTCCGAGCGCCAGCGGAGCAACCACCGGAACAACCCCTTCGACCAGCATCCGGCTGATGAGATCGGGGTTCACCTGGGTGATATCTCCAACGAAGCCGAGCATCGGGTCTCTCGGTGCGGCAACGAAGAGGCTGCCGTCGATGCCGGTCACGCCTGCCGCCATGGCCCCATGCGAACCCATCAACCGCACGATGTCCGGGTTGATCTCGCCGGCCAGCGTCGTTTGCACCACCCGGATCGTGTCCGCGTCGGTCACCCGCAGCCCATCCATCCATTGGGGTTCAACCCCGGCCTGACCCATCGCCCTGGTGATGTGTGGCCCGCCTCCATGCACGACTACCGGCCGAAGGCCAACCAACGCCAGGAGCGCTACATCCCCGGCGAACGTATGTCGAAGTGACTCGTCGGCCATCGCCGAACCGCCGTACTTGATGACGATCGTCTTGCCTTTGAACTCCTGGATGTACGGCATGGCCTCCATGAGGATGGTCGCCTTGCCCATCGAACGGGCGATGCGGCTCTTGGACAAATCCGGCGGTGTTCTACTCATGAGCGTTCCCCGTTGAACCGTACGTAATCGGGGGTCAAGTCGGTGGTGAGTACCGTCGCTCGCCCCGAACCGGCGCCGACCGTCACGTCGACCACGAAGTCGCCGCCTATCAGGGTCGAAACCAGCGCCTGTTCGTCGAAGGGAAGGCCTACTCCCCGCTGTGCCACCGTCACCCCCGCGTACGAAACCGAAATCGCCTCTGGTTCTACTCGGCCCGGGCCGACTCCGAGAGCCCCGAAGATCCTCCCCCAGTTCGGGTCGCCTCCGTAGAACGAAGCACGAACGAGATCGGAGTCGGTCACGTGTTTGCCTATCGCTCTGGCCTCCGCATCGTCGGAAGCTCCATGCACCCGGACGGTGACCACCCGGGTCGCTCCCTCCGCATCCGCCGCGATCTGATAGGCGAGATCTCGACATAGCTCGCTCAGGGAGGCCCCGAAGTCCTCGGGGCCGGGTTCGACGCCTGAAGCACCGGAAGCCAGGATCACCACAGAGTCGTTGGTTGATTGGCACCCGTCGACGTTGAGTGAGTTGAAGCTCTCGTTGACTGCAGATTGAAGCGCTCGCTGTAGCCGATCTGCCGGAACGATCGCATCGGTCGTGAGGACCGCCAGCATTGTCGCCATATCGGGCCGGATCATCCCGGCGCCCTTGGCCATGCCGCCAATGGTGTACCCGCCGTTCGCAACCACAGCTTCTTTCCGCACCGAGTCGGTGGTCATGATGGCGGTGGCAGCCGCCCCGCCCGCCTCGCGATCGATACCCAGCTCCGTCGGGAGGCCTTGGATCAGGCGTTCAACCGGAAGTTGCGGACCGATCGTGCCGGTCGAACACACCAGGACCTCCGTTGCTTCGCAGCCGTAGGAATTCGCGGCCGCCCCAACGGTCTTGATGGCGACCTCGTAGCCGCGCCGGCCGGTCGCGGCATTGGCACAGCCGGAGTTGACCACGACCACCTGGGCCGACCCAGAGGCCAGATGTTGGCGGGATACCAGTACCGGCGGGGCGGCGGTGGTGGAGGTCGTGAAGACCCCGGCGGCCGGGACGGCGGTCCCGGCCGACACGACTGCCAGGTCGGGAACGCCGCCGGGTTTGATCCCGCAGGCCACGCCCGCTGCGGCAAACCCGGAGGCTGCGGTAACGCTCACGGCATCCACCCCGCCTTCGGGAGCCCGGACCTCTCATCGAGTCCGAACATGAGATTGGCGGCCTGAACTGCCTGTCCGGCCGCCCCCTTGAGGAGGTTGTCGATTGCGCAAAACACCAGCGCGGTCCGCGTCCTCTCGTCGAGGAAAGCCGCGATCAGCGCACGGTTCGAACCAACGACCCACCTGGTCTGCGGTGGGTCGTCGACCACCTCAACGAAGGCTTCGTCGCCGTAGGCGGCGCGGAAGACATCCTGCAGGTTTCGCCTGGTGACTCCGCCGGCCACCGGGGCCGTCACCGTTGCCAGGATGCCGCGTTGCATCGGGACGAGATGGGGAGTGAACGTGACCCGAGCAGCGCGTCCCACGCTTCGTTCGATTCCCATCTCGATCTCCGGACGATGGCGGTGAGTCGTCACTCCGTACGCCCTGACACCTTCGTCCACCGCACCGAATAGAAGGTCCTCCCGCAGTGACCGGCCGGCCCCGGAAACTCCTGACATGGCGTTGATCGTGATCCCGGTCGATTCGATGATGCCATTGGCCACCAGCGGCACCAGCGCCAGCAACGAAGCGGTCGGATAGCAACCGGGCGCCGCCACGAGTTCTGAGGCTGCAATCTCGTCGCGAAACAATTCAGGAAGCCCGTAGGCCCAGTCCTGCAGGGTATCCGGCCGCGGGTGAGGTGATCCGTAGGCCTCCTCATATCGCTCCGGGGTGTCCATGCGGAAGTCGCTCCCGAGGTCGATCACCTTCATACCGCGCCCGGCCAGCCGGCTGCCGACTAGGGCTGATGATCCGTGCGGCAGAGCCAGAAAGGCAACATCAACGTCGGGGATCGCATCAACATCGTTCGAATCGAGTACCCGAGCGCCGCGATCCAGATGGGGGTGCACGGACGAGAGAGCCGCGCCCGCCTGGGAGTGCGCCCCGAGGTAGGCGACTTCGAAGTCCGGGTGCTCATCCAGCAATCGGACGAGCTCTCCTCCGGCGTATCCCGACGCTCCGATGACTGCTGTTTGGTAACCCATGGAACGCATGAACATACACACAAGTGCATAGAAATGTCAATCGGGCAGGTTCTAGGTTTTGGGTTCTACGTTTTGCGCCGGTCGGGACGGATCCCTGACCGCCACTGCATCATGAGGGTGGGTGCAAACCCAACTCATCGATAGACGGCAAGGCCGGCGAGAACAACCATTGCTCCATGAGCTGTCGAGCTGCTGGGCCGCCGGACGTCTCGACCAGCTCTAGGAACTGGTCTGTGCTCGCATTGCCGTAGCGGTGGGTCGTCGCCCAGTCCTGCAGAACTGCGAAGAACCGCTCGTCACCCAACTCCATGCGCAGCACGTGCAGCGCCAAGCCACCCCTTATGTAGACGGACGCATTGAAAAGGTCGGTCGGTTGCGGGGTCCCGGGAGGCGGGTACGCCACCAGCGCCTGTTGGTATGCGGCGACCGCACTTCCGGTCGACTCGACGAGTGCCGCGCCGGAGAGGGTGCGATAGGCTCTCTCCACCTCGCCGGTGAGGGCTGCCTCGCCTCTCGAGTGGCCCGCCCACATCCATTCCGCGTACGTTGCGAAGCCCTCGTTGAGCCACACGTCACTCCAGTCGGCAACACTCACCGAGTCCCCGAACCATTGGTGCGCAAGTTCGTGGGCGACTACCGGCTCGCCCAGGGCCAGAATCTGAGTGCCGAAGGTCGCTCGCGTCTGGGTCTCGAGCGCCGCAGGCACATTGATGGTTTCCAAGACGACGGCTCCGTACTCATCGAACGGATAGCGGCCGAACAACCCTGCAAAGAAATCGATCATCTCCCCCTGCCGATCAAAGATCAACCGATCGGCCGGCCCGACGTCGTCATCGAAGTAGTTGACGATGGGCACTCCCTCGCCGGACGTGCTGGTCTGGCGTTCGAGGTCACCGATGGCCAGGGCCACGAGATACGGGGCGATCGGATCGTCGGATTCCCACACGAAGGTCGAGCCACCGGCCGTTTCCTCCTGGCCGCGTAGGACTCCCGACGACACCGCCACGAGACCGGCAGGGACCGTGATCCGCAGCGAGAGGGTTGCTTTGTCGAGCGGATGGTTGTTCGAGGGGAACCAGGTCTCGGCGCCGGCCGGCTCACTCAACGCAAACCATCCGTCCACGCTCTCGTGCCATCCCACTCGAAATCTGCCGGCTACGTTCGGGATCGACGCCGGCACGCCTTGATACTCCACAACAACTGCGACCACCCGGCCCTCCGGCAGTGGCAGAAGCGGTCGAACCAGCAACTCGTCGACCGTCTCGAAACCAGCGGTTTCGCCGTCGACGGTGACCGACACCACTGAGAGGCCGGTGAGGTCCAGATAGAAGGACGACAACGGCTCGGTCGGGCGAAGAGTCAGGGTGGCGGTTCCCGCCAGTTGCTCGCCATCAAAGTCGAGGTCTAATGCATAGTGATCTACGTCGTAGCCGCTGTTGCCCAGCCCGGCATACATCGTGTCCCCTAATCCTGGGTCACCCGGACCGGGCGTCGGAATGGTCGTGGATGTAGAAGCTGGGGACGGAGTGCTCGTCGTCGCCGCAGACGTAGACGATGCGGTCGCAACGGTTGGGATGGTCGTGGTGTCGAACGTCGAAGCGGTGCACCCAACCAGCAGCAGTGAGAGCAGTGCTGCCGGTCGCTTCACGCGTTGCCCTTCTCCTGTGCCCACCTGTCGACGAGGACGAGGGCTTCCGCTTCGGAATACGGGCCGTGGTCGAGCCGGTACTCGAGCAGCAGGTCCATTATCTCGCCGACGATCGGTCCGGGAGGGATCCCGAGGTGCTGCATCACGGTATGCCCGTTGATAGGA is from Acidimicrobiia bacterium and encodes:
- the argH gene encoding argininosuccinate lyase, producing the protein MTLWSGRFAEGPDEVLWDYTASHTDRRLLEVDVEGSIAHAGMLGKVGILSDEEAAAVGDGLRAVLSEAQAGAFEFLDSDEDVHSAVERRLIELIGDPGRKLHTGRSRNDQVALDLRLYLIRASDRRIAQLETFVSTLVGLAEEHAGTIVPSYTHLQQAQAVPLGHHLLAYAWMAMRDRERFEDVKKRLCVSPLGAGAAGGSSLPLDPEEAARLLGLPGLFENSMDAVASRDLVAEYAWVCAQSMVHASRLAEEMILWSTSEFGWVTFSDRLTTGSSALPQKKNPDIAELARGRAAGTIGDLTALLALQKGLPLTYNRDLQEDKEHVFRADDALAGTLGALTALLGGVEFHPPPPSAWVTALDLAEALVGRGVPFRAAHEAVGALVAALMADGRSLDEATVDDLAAAHAAFEPADLERIDPSDSVRRRATNGGGSTESVRRQIERLRETLP
- a CDS encoding argininosuccinate synthase, with protein sequence MKVVLAYSGGLDTSIILRWLVEEYDAEVIAYTADVGQGEEVEEAKVKALQTGAVEAITEDLTAEFVEDYVFPALRANAVYEWYYLLGTSLARPVISKGMIEAARRYGADAISHGATGKGNDQVRFEISAYALEPDIKVIAPWREWDLKGRADLVAYAERHGIPIPVTADKPYSMDANLLHVSYEGGVLEDPWTAPPKEMFRTTVDPQDAPDEAQTITVTFEKGNPIAVDGIELNPVELLTHLNAVAGAHGVGRVDLVENRFVGMKSRGVYETPGGTVLHHAHKAVESITLDREVAHLRDELVPRYAEMVYNGFWFAPEREALQAFMDSVQVRVSGEARLKLYKGGVYVEGRRSDHYGLYDHATVTFEEDSVYDQADASGFIKLNALRLRRLAEERLGAGE
- the argR gene encoding arginine repressor → MNNTAARRRAIRRIIAHQTVASQSALVEQLDQAGFEVTQATVSRDLKELGAIKARDDHGNSVYALPAPGGAVDETVVAQALRRVLAEFAETIVPTGNLVIITTPPGAAQVVAGAVDRGGIEGVLGTVAGDDTLLVVVADSIGGWRIAEQLEQIGAGP
- a CDS encoding aspartate aminotransferase family protein; its protein translation is MTELAAREAAALMHTYQRLPVAFVRGDGTRLFDVAGKSYLDCLSGIAVTSVGHANPRVAEAVNRQMSALVHVSNLFYTAPQVDLAEQLCRLSGLDRVFFSNDGATANEAAIKLARRWGQAQRGPECFEVITLDGSFHGRTLATLAATGQPAKQARFIPLPTGFLQIPPNDLPAVAAAIHGGTAAVMIETTQGEGGVLPLVEEYLTDLRSLCDDRRVLLIVDDVQAGVGRTGTWFSWQSLGFAPDIATAAKALANGLPIGACLATKQVAAAFQPGDHATTFGGGPVICAAALATLAEIEETKLLDNVVARGEQLRLLLERVAGVAQVRGRGLLIAAVLQEPIAEEVVSAALGEGLVINNVLPDVVRFTPPLTISAEEVAEAVRRFEKAVARATPEGPTA
- the argB gene encoding acetylglutamate kinase, which translates into the protein MSRTPPDLSKSRIARSMGKATILMEAMPYIQEFKGKTIVIKYGGSAMADESLRHTFAGDVALLALVGLRPVVVHGGGPHITRAMGQAGVEPQWMDGLRVTDADTIRVVQTTLAGEINPDIVRLMGSHGAMAAGVTGIDGSLFVAAPRDPMLGFVGDITQVNPDLISRMLVEGVVPVVAPLALGEDGHVYNLNADTAAGALAEALEAEKLVYLTDVEGLYSDLGDRDSLIQRVTVQGLRELVESGSVSKGMLPKLDSCISAMEAGVHRVHILDGRVQHALLLEIFTPEGIGTMVES
- the argJ gene encoding bifunctional glutamate N-acetyltransferase/amino-acid acetyltransferase ArgJ, whose amino-acid sequence is MSVTAASGFAAAGVACGIKPGGVPDLAVVSAGTAVPAAGVFTTSTTAAPPVLVSRQHLASGSAQVVVVNSGCANAATGRRGYEVAIKTVGAAANSYGCEATEVLVCSTGTIGPQLPVERLIQGLPTELGIDREAGGAAATAIMTTDSVRKEAVVANGGYTIGGMAKGAGMIRPDMATMLAVLTTDAIVPADRLQRALQSAVNESFNSLNVDGCQSTNDSVVILASGASGVEPGPEDFGASLSELCRDLAYQIAADAEGATRVVTVRVHGASDDAEARAIGKHVTDSDLVRASFYGGDPNWGRIFGALGVGPGRVEPEAISVSYAGVTVAQRGVGLPFDEQALVSTLIGGDFVVDVTVGAGSGRATVLTTDLTPDYVRFNGERS
- the argC gene encoding N-acetyl-gamma-glutamyl-phosphate reductase; the protein is MGYQTAVIGASGYAGGELVRLLDEHPDFEVAYLGAHSQAGAALSSVHPHLDRGARVLDSNDVDAIPDVDVAFLALPHGSSALVGSRLAGRGMKVIDLGSDFRMDTPERYEEAYGSPHPRPDTLQDWAYGLPELFRDEIAASELVAAPGCYPTASLLALVPLVANGIIESTGITINAMSGVSGAGRSLREDLLFGAVDEGVRAYGVTTHRHRPEIEMGIERSVGRAARVTFTPHLVPMQRGILATVTAPVAGGVTRRNLQDVFRAAYGDEAFVEVVDDPPQTRWVVGSNRALIAAFLDERTRTALVFCAIDNLLKGAAGQAVQAANLMFGLDERSGLPKAGWMP
- a CDS encoding M1 family metallopeptidase, encoding MKRPAALLSLLLVGCTASTFDTTTIPTVATASSTSAATTSTPSPASTSTTIPTPGPGDPGLGDTMYAGLGNSGYDVDHYALDLDFDGEQLAGTATLTLRPTEPLSSFYLDLTGLSVVSVTVDGETAGFETVDELLVRPLLPLPEGRVVAVVVEYQGVPASIPNVAGRFRVGWHESVDGWFALSEPAGAETWFPSNNHPLDKATLSLRITVPAGLVAVSSGVLRGQEETAGGSTFVWESDDPIAPYLVALAIGDLERQTSTSGEGVPIVNYFDDDVGPADRLIFDRQGEMIDFFAGLFGRYPFDEYGAVVLETINVPAALETQTRATFGTQILALGEPVVAHELAHQWFGDSVSVADWSDVWLNEGFATYAEWMWAGHSRGEAALTGEVERAYRTLSGAALVESTGSAVAAYQQALVAYPPPGTPQPTDLFNASVYIRGGLALHVLRMELGDERFFAVLQDWATTHRYGNASTDQFLELVETSGGPAARQLMEQWLFSPALPSIDELGLHPPS